A single Candidatus Binataceae bacterium DNA region contains:
- a CDS encoding DoxX family protein, whose translation MPRTENAAALLGRVAMSLLFIHGGWGKLLAPAATQAMLASHHLPMVKFGWILAVVVELGGGLAILLGLFTRPVGLVLAVWCVATALIAHTKFADRNQ comes from the coding sequence ATGCCCCGAACCGAAAACGCTGCCGCACTGCTCGGCCGAGTCGCGATGAGCCTGCTCTTCATCCACGGCGGCTGGGGCAAATTGCTTGCGCCGGCGGCGACGCAGGCCATGCTCGCCAGTCATCATCTGCCGATGGTGAAGTTCGGGTGGATACTAGCCGTCGTCGTCGAATTAGGCGGCGGGTTGGCGATCCTGCTGGGGCTATTCACCCGTCCAGTCGGGCTGGTGCTGGCGGTATGGTGCGTCGCGACCGCCCTGATTGCACATACGAAATTCGCCGACCGCAATCAGG